Proteins encoded together in one Styela clava chromosome 12, kaStyClav1.hap1.2, whole genome shotgun sequence window:
- the LOC120329881 gene encoding uncharacterized protein LOC120329881, with protein MESSNFIDLYSGESLAEKYLKYRPSYPKHIAETIIDQLKKSGARQSENGKFSRMLDVGCGSGQATFGFSPYFDSILALDISADQIKMGKKDNKCDNVSFQQMFDKYLPVEDESVDFMNCASAAHLFDIKYFTEECQRVLKPNGCVAIYFRSIKSIMTIPVKPAPNQEELNLKLHGLNFQFLRSVGMHPSMEICERKYVPIFEQIPASSKVWLPGLEFFVEWTLKEYRHFRTTNGEYHKFMETNPPNDPLNEAMNNIKQLLNVEGQSEEQIKTRVTWDVPTIIFKKE; from the coding sequence ATGGAATCCAGCAATTTTATTGACTTATATTCAGGGGAAAGtttagctgaaaaatatttgaaatatcgaCCTTCCTACCCTAAACACATAGCCGAAACTATTATCGACCAACTCAAAAAATCGGGCGCTAGACAGTctgaaaatggaaaattttcGCGCATGCTAGATGTTGGTTGTGGCAGTGGGCAAGCCACTTTCGGATTTTCTCCTTACTTTGATTCCATCCTTGCGCTGGATATCAGCGCCGATCAAATCAAAATGGGTAAAAAAGACAATAAATGCGACAACGTATCATTTCAGCAAATGTTTGACAAGTATCTACCAGTCGAAGACGAATCAGTGGATTTCATGAACTGTGCTTCAGCAGCACATTTGTTTGACATCAAGTACTTTACTGAGGAATGTCAGCGCGTACTGAAACCGAATGGTTGTGTCGCGATTTACTTTCGCAGTATAAAATCAATAATGACAATTCCTGTAAAGCCTGCTCCAAACCAAGAAGAACTTAATTTGAAACTTCACGGATTAAATTTTCAGTTTCTCCGAAGTGTTGGAATGCATCCCAGTATGGAAATTTGCGAAAGGAAATATGTACCTATCTTCGAGCAGATCCCAGCATCGTCGAAGGTCTGGCTCCCTGGTTTGGAATTTTTCGTTGAATGGACGCTGAAAGAATACCGTCACTTTCGAACTACTAATGGCGAGTACCATAAGTTCATGGAAACAAACCCTCCAAATGATCCATTAAATGAAgcaatgaataatataaaacaattgcTTAATGTTGAAGGACAAAGTGAAGAACAAATCAAGACTAGAGTCACTTGGGATGTCCCTACTATTATCTTTAAAAAGGAATGA
- the LOC120329949 gene encoding protein SSUH2 homolog → MASNNPNMGYQQQGYYPPPTQAGGYTGQYQQQPQQYQQQPQQYQQQPGYAPLPQGPYQPQPGYAPAGQVPPNAYAPPGAAAPPQAYPAASGDQGQVTEKTPWNPNQATAYSGPDLPTDDVMENQAGDAPATAPPPSYDLAVSGYENVGVTSDNPVGPPPAYEPSEMVEAKVDTSKMPTISDDEARDALLVLVNKSACWGAGAAKKMKLKDMIATNAYHYTLETYTEGRTTKYAQTPFRGGYVDGPENGQAPLPWEISCNSTALFKTEQHKIPVPHTEVVKTCNCCWGRGFNRCTRCHGRGNVRCSFCHGSGTRHVHNSDGHSHHAQCTSCHGRGRKRCITCHGSGCVLCIVCAGYGNVKQFIQLTVLFTNRLSDHIVERTDLPNELIRNVQGDEIFQQTYPRVSPIENFFETEINQRSLQLVNTHASSWPAERILQQRHVLRSVPVHECHFEFKDKPGRFWVYGHQREVYTTDYPHTCCCCQCAIL, encoded by the coding sequence ATGGCATCCAATAATCCAAATATGGGTTATCAACAACAAGGATATTATCCCCCTCCAACCCAAGCAGGCGGTTATACGGGGCAGTATCAACAACAGCCTCAGCAATATCAGCAACAACCTCAGCAATATCAACAACAACCTGGCTATGCCCCTCTGCCGCAAGGGCCATACCAGCCCCAGCCTGGCTATGCTCCTGCTGGTCAGGTCCCCCCAAATGCATATGCCCCTCCAGGTGCCGCTGCACCCCCACAGGCCTATCCTGCAGCATCTGGTGACCAAGGGCAAGTGACTGAAAAGACCCCATGGAACCCAAACCAAGCGACAGCATACAGTGGGCCCGATTTGCCAACTGATGATGTGATGGAAAATCAGGCTGGAGATGCACCTGCTACTGCTCCACCACCAAGCTATGATCTAGCTGTTTCTGGATATGAAAATGTTGGGGTCACATCAGATAATCCAGTTGGCCCTCCTCCTGCATATGAACCCTCTGAAATGGTGGAAGCCAAAGTAGATACATCAAAGATGCCAACTATTTCAGATGATGAAGCGAGAGATGCGTTGTTGGTGCTTGTTAATAAAAGTGCATGCTGGGGAGCTGGAGCGGcaaagaaaatgaaattgaaagatatGATTGCAACTAATGCATATCACTATACTCTCGAAACATACACTGAAGGTCGCACAACCAAGTATGCTCAAACCCCTTTCAGAGGTGGTTATGTTGATGGTCCTGAAAATGGTCAGGCACCGCTTCCATGGGAAATCTCATGTAATTCTACTGCTCTTTTTAAAACTGAGCAGCATAAGATTCCAGTACCACACACTGAAGTTGTTAAGACATGTAATTGTTGTTGGGGACGCGGATTCAATCGTTGCACAAGATGTCATGGAAGAGGAAATGTCAGGTGCTCGTTTTGTCATGGTTCTGGCACAAGACATGTTCATAATTCAGATGGCCATTCACATCACGCCCAATGTACTTCTTGCCATGGCCGTGGAAGAAAGCGATGTATTACTTGCCATGGATCGGGATGTGTTTTGTGCATTGTTTGTGCTGGGTATGGCAATGTAAAGCAATTTATTCAGCTTACTGTATTGTTTACAAATCGTTTGAGCGATCACATTGTGGAGCGCACCGATTTACCAAATGAGCTCATCAGAAATGTTCAAGGAGATGAAATTTTCCAGCAAACGTATCCCCGAGTCAGCCCAAttgagaatttttttgaaacgGAAATAAACCAGAGATCTTTGCAGCTAGTCAATACTCATGCATCCTCATGGCCAGCGGAACGTATCTTACAACAGAGGCATGTTCTACGTTCAGTTCCCGTGCATGAATGCCATTTTGAATTTAAGGATAAACCAGGTCGTTTCTGGGTTTATGGTCACCAACGTGAGGTATATACAACAGATTACCCTCACACTTGCTGTTGTTGTCAGTGTGCTATTCTCTAA
- the LOC120330270 gene encoding arylalkylamine N-acetyltransferase 1-like — MSEEEYDYRILEECDCEVITAFMVKHFVGEEPISTHLQLSPEEGEMLFGPYVKNALWQKVSIGVYDKATGELVGIRINFLGENQDKLQPLPYNMEEAPLNVQQFDQILIYLFGTDMAKSLGTSNYMELFLVAVRQDYGKKGITTELYKRSEKIARSRGIDILPVACTSAYTLKTTTKLGWKAQKHVNYADYVDPLTNKNILENMKKPHVVLTVLNKSLKYD, encoded by the exons ATGTCTGAGGAAGAGTACGATTATCGTATACTAGAAGAATGTGATTGTGAAGTCATCACTGCTTTTATGGTTAAGCATTTTGTTGGCGAAGAACCTATATCTACACATCTACAGTTGTCGCCCGAGGAGGGAGAAATGCTATTTGGTCCATATGTAAAG AATGCTCTGTGGCAAAAAGTAAGCATCGGAGTATATGACAAGGCGACTGGCGAACTTGTCGGAATCAGAATCAACTTTCTTGGAGAAAACCAAGATAAACTACAACCACTGCCTTATAACATGGAGGAAGCGCCCCTCAATGTTCAACAGTTTGACcag attCTGATTTATTTATTCGGAACTGACATGGCAAAGTCGTTGGGTACTTCCAACTATATGGAATTATTCTTGGTAGCTGTGAGACAGGATTACGGAAAAAAGGGAATTACCACTGAACTTTATAAAAG GTCGGAAAAAATTGCCAGAAGTCGGGGTATAGACATCTTGCCTGTTGCCTGCACAAGTGCCTACACCTTGAAAACTACAACTAAGCTTGGTTGGAAAGCCCAGAAGCATGTCAACTACGCCGATTACGTTGATCCCCTGACAAATAAGAACATTTTGGAGAATATGAAAAAACCTCACGTTGTGCTAACAGTGTTGAACAAATCGTTGAAATACGACTAA